The DNA sequence CCGATCAAATTTCAAAATCGTCTCTTTATCTCCTACAAAATCGAGATGGATATAGAGTTCCTTTTGATTGGCAATCGCTTTGTGAGCATTTAGGACATCATTTAAAAAGGCGTAACAGTTATAATCTGATATCTCTAACGTTGTCTTATTGTTTTCAAGGCGGGATAAATCTAAAATCTCATTAACCAAGGTTAAAAGAGATTCAGCCGACTGAAGAGAAATACCTAAATAGTTTTCATCGTCAGAGTGACCAAATTTATCTCTGGCAAGTTCCAAAAACCCAATTAGACCTGTCAGAGGCGTCCGAATTTCATGACTCATCGTACTTAAAAAATTGGATTTATTCTCACTAACCTGCTCCGCTTGATACCGCATAGCCTGCAAGTGCCCCTCCCGCAAAGCAAGCATGGAGGCCATATGCTCCAGTTCTTTACTAATCAGAGCCAATTCATCACTGCCAGAAACAGACCGATTCCCCGTATGGGTAGACTTGCCGATTTCACGAGCCATAGATAAAAGTGTGTGCACGCGTTCATGGATTTTATAGTGCATGAGGACCATATATAGCAGCCCAAAGAAAACAAGGCTTGCAAACACAATCATCAGTGTAGAAAAAGTCACTGCTAAGCTCTGCTCTGCAGAAGCCTCTGTATTTAATAACAAAATTATTGTATTCGTATGAGGCCCTTCTGAATTGAAATATTTCAGCCCTGCATATCCCACTAAGTTCGAAGTTCCTGGCTCTCTTTCAAAATAAACAAGCCCCGTATTTCTAGCGCGTAAATTTTGCCTCTCATCAACTTGGAACGGTAATTCATTAATCCCAAGTCCCACGAGGAAAGTCTCAGATGAATATTTCACAACGTTATTAGCGTCGACAATCAAGATGTTTTTAATAGATTCAAAGTCATCTTGAGCCGCCATAACCAAGTCTTGATTGACAGCGCCCACATTGTCAGTACTCAAGAGATTAATATAGCGTCCCTGAACCGTTGTTAATTTTCTTGAGAAACTCACTTCTGCATTACGGATGGCTTCTTCATATCCAATCGGAAGAGCCACAAAATAGTAACTAGCCAAGACAATGACAGCGACAAGGATAAAGCCAAAGGGCAAAAAAATCCGCAGTGAGATATTATTTAACAACGTTTATCCTAACATTAAGGGTACTTACCGCATACTATAAGTTCAATCCATTGGCTTTCAATCAAAAAAACGCCTGATCAAATATCTCATAGTCAAAAAGTAGTAAAAAGCGTATAGTCAAATGAAAGATGGAGATCTATCGTGTTCAAACCTATTTGTAGCCTTATTGCTCTTACGCTTGTTACCTCTTCTCTGGAGGCGCAAGATATAAGAATTGCCGTCCCCATCATGGGAGATCATTTTGAAGAAGATAAGAAAGGTCGTAGTGATCTTATCTTGGAAGCTATATTTAAGGCCTGTTCTCTCTCTTATTCAACAACTCAATTTTCGTGGCCGCAGCACTGGCAAGAATATGAAAACTCAGACGATTATGACGCTGCAGCCATCGTATGGGATAATGCTGGGCTAGCTGGTTTTACAACACAACCCTATATCCACTCTCAAAACGGCGTAATCTCGCTCACGTCAAAAGACATGGACATTGCTACATTTGATGATTTGAAGAACAAGCGTGTCATGGCCTTCACAGGAGCGTCAAACATGTTTCCACGTCTGGCTATGAATTATGCGCACTTTAAGAAATATCTTGAGATCACCACGAGCAACATGGCTTATAAAAGTTTGGTGATGAATGATGCGGACGTTTATGTTACCGACCCGTTGATCTTCATAAAAGAATACTCAAAACAGATCAATCGATCCAAAGGCACATATGGATCTGAAACTTGGCCTGAAATGCGCTTTCATAATATTTTGCCGGTTTACGGAGATGTTATGATTTTCAAAAAGAAAGCCATGCGCGATAAATTTAACGAATGTTATACTCTTGCTCGAGAGACGAAGGTACTTGAGCACGCACATGACTTAATGAATAAGCCGCTAGAGCTCTTTCGCTAAAGAGAAGCCCGTTGCAGGATCTTGAGCGGATCTCTGCAGCCAGTTTTCTTGAGCATATTCAGTACAAGCATCCACATAATGAATGGCATAAGCATGGCGTGAGCGATTTGATCTATTCGCGCCAGAGAGATGCGGAAACTGTCCATGCAACACAACCACAGACCCAGCCTTGACCGCGAGCGGCACTTTTTTGTCTTCAGGCCAGTCTCTATCATCCAGCACATCAAAGTGTGTCTGCCCTGCTTTGACCCAATAACGTGAGCGAGGCAGAGTCTCCGTATGGACTGCAGGTATCCCCCAAAGACATCCATTTTCTAAAGTGGCATCTTCAAGGGCCACCCAGATTCCTATTACAGACTGGGGCGTGGTCCACAAAAAGGGCGCATCTTGGTGGCATGTTACTTCTCCTCCAATATTTGGCTGCTTGCAAATATACATGCTCTGCATCAGAACAGGAGCCCTCATGCCCAATCCAGAGAGAAGACTTTCTAGCTTCCCTTGTCGAGAGAAGGTGGAAAAAACTTGATCTTTATCGTGAAGAGCATGGCCAACTTTGTTAACAGCTTTATTAAGAGGCACCACAAGATTTCCTTTTTCATCAACGGCCTCTTCTTCCAAGAAGAGTGAAATTTTATCTGCGGACTGCAACAAATATTGATCACTCACTTGATTCCGGTCTATGGTTGAAAAAATAGAATCAATAGAAGCCGGATCTGTCTCTTCAATAATGCTCTCCATTCTATCCATTAAATTTTTACATTCTCCCACACTAAAAAAATCCTCTAACACTAAAACGCCATTTTTTTTGTATGCCTCCTCCATCTCTTGAGAGGGTGATTGAAATTCGGATGCTTTAAATCTGAAAGATTGCTTCATGGATAACACGCCTATCTACTTTTAATTTTTTCAAATTGTGGCCCTGACAGACCAAAATCAAAAAAAATGATAATTCTCTTCAACTTTCCAGAAATGCATATTATACCTTCCATAGGAAATGATAAATTCGGCACTGTAG is a window from the Temperatibacter marinus genome containing:
- a CDS encoding hybrid sensor histidine kinase/response regulator; translated protein: MLNNISLRIFLPFGFILVAVIVLASYYFVALPIGYEEAIRNAEVSFSRKLTTVQGRYINLLSTDNVGAVNQDLVMAAQDDFESIKNILIVDANNVVKYSSETFLVGLGINELPFQVDERQNLRARNTGLVYFEREPGTSNLVGYAGLKYFNSEGPHTNTIILLLNTEASAEQSLAVTFSTLMIVFASLVFFGLLYMVLMHYKIHERVHTLLSMAREIGKSTHTGNRSVSGSDELALISKELEHMASMLALREGHLQAMRYQAEQVSENKSNFLSTMSHEIRTPLTGLIGFLELARDKFGHSDDENYLGISLQSAESLLTLVNEILDLSRLENNKTTLEISDYNCYAFLNDVLNAHKAIANQKELYIHLDFVGDKETILKFDRKLFSQILMNLINNAIKFTKSGGITIQAIVVPQGNETVSLNVKIKDTGIGIPDDQISRLFRRYEQIDEAQRDASHAGTGLGLAIVKEISRLMKIHVNVESEVGEGTTFDLSMRLPLGHAENVTSITAQTKSLQATQDHYHATVMIVDDNKINRLLMGKLVGQRVSDYFELETGLLALDYMEEVLKGKEKPVDLILMDINMPGMNGDEAQGKIRELSHEFESLPIIAITANTIKGARESFLQKGMSDFISKPINNEELYKVLDKHLIAKKTLESPHGSPKTSHGEASNMEAAQKKTPPKEGDSVAAMESLLDKL
- a CDS encoding phytanoyl-CoA dioxygenase family protein yields the protein MGECKNLMDRMESIIEETDPASIDSIFSTIDRNQVSDQYLLQSADKISLFLEEEAVDEKGNLVVPLNKAVNKVGHALHDKDQVFSTFSRQGKLESLLSGLGMRAPVLMQSMYICKQPNIGGEVTCHQDAPFLWTTPQSVIGIWVALEDATLENGCLWGIPAVHTETLPRSRYWVKAGQTHFDVLDDRDWPEDKKVPLAVKAGSVVVLHGQFPHLSGANRSNRSRHAYAIHYVDACTEYAQENWLQRSAQDPATGFSLAKEL